DNA sequence from the Electrophorus electricus isolate fEleEle1 chromosome 19, fEleEle1.pri, whole genome shotgun sequence genome:
GTGGAATAAAACATTAGTGCCATAAATAGAATCCTCTGATCTCGTCTGCTCTAATTatccttttttattgtttttgccctgttgatattgtttttattattgaatgtatttttaaatgcctagatgtttaaaatgtttgtggtCAATGGTGATCGCGTTAGAAAGATGTCATTTGGAATggcatttcactgtgtgtgtgtgtgtgtgtgtgtgtgtgtgtgtgtgtgtgtgtgtgtgtgtgtgtgtgtatgtgtatgtttatatatatatatatatatatatgctaaacAAAATGAGAATCCACCATGAATAAATGATTTGCACTTTTACTATTGagtattttttcattatttatttttcttttttgaaattaaatgaagtAGCTCTTTTCTTGCCCCTGTCACTGTTTGGATAGTTGTTAAGTTTAAGAGAATGCACTGAGAAGCCATTTCAGTTTACAATGGTGAAGATGAGGTGTTGGTGTCACGTAATTACCACATCAATGCCTTCATTGTCCCTGTGCCATGTGTAACAGTTTCATCTCCCCCTATAGTAAGGACTGGTCACCCCAGCACTAGACCAATGAGAGATAAAGGGAAAGAAGAGGAAGACTGGAAGTTAGGCATTTCAACTGGTGCAGTTTCCACCGACTGCTTTATTTCCAGGTAAATAATCATGAATGGCTGGGACAGGTGAGTCTTACTGAACTCTGAAATAGCTTATATGAACAAGCTTATATGAACTTTTTGTAGACAgcttctaaaaataaaaatgcctaATTAATGCCTTATAAAATTGcctttgcattttattttgcgCTCTCTACAATTCTTGCCTTTAAAAGGatataaagaacagaaaaagtTGGGTATTAGATGTGAGTGGTTTTACAGTATTGTATTCAGATGAGTAGTTTCATTGTattctgtattaaaatatacatgcacatagaactgtgatttttgtttagatatataaatatacatgtacTTAGAACTTTTGTTTAATAGATTAGTTGCTTttacattacagcattacagaacAGGCATGTGATgattgttaaatatttaaaaaagtcTAACCCAGCGCACTGTCCATGGATGCTATAATCACCTACAcataatgcattttcttttcagatGATGGCTCTTCAAAGCCATGCTACACTACAAatgctgctgttgccatggcttGGGTGTGTTTTAGGAAAGTGCATCTTTGATGAGGTGCAGAGTTCTATCAGAGTGGTATCCCCACCCACCAGTCAGCTAAACTCTTCTGTTGGGGCCTTGAGTAACTCTGGAGACAAACATGAAGTGTCTCTCATTGTTGCTGAATCAGCCTGGTTGACGCATCCTTGGACCACCCGCAATCATCGGAAGACTATATTACAAAATTCTCTGTTTCGTAgatataaacaaatgaacaggaATGCAACCTTTCAACCACAGCCAATTAGAATCACAACATGGACTCCTAGAGAAAGCCATACTCTTTTACACTGGGAAGCAGAGAAGCTGGAAGTAGCAGTCAGTGAAGCAGTCAACACTGTGTCCAAATTACTCTCAGGTAATGTGCGTGAGAGTGTTACAGTAGGTGGGTGGGTtagaggtgagtgtgtatgtgtacatgcctATATTAAAACTTGCCTGAGGTGCAGTGTAAGGTTGATCAGTGTCCACTcctgatagaaaaaaaaaggtttcttctTGTTCTAgctgaaaaaattaaatgaggTCAGTTCTGGACTAAAACTGTACATTTGTGGTTGAAGACTCTTAAGTAACATTCACGCTCGTGTCATTGATGTGTCCACAGTAATGAGGGTTCCAGGCAGATTGCTGCTGAGCAGAGACATCAACAAATACTGCAGATTCATCTGGAGGAACAGTAGCACTGCCAACTTCAACAGGTCTGTTTGATTCACCTTTCTGTAGAAAGGTgtagaaagtcttttttttaaatgtgcaccTATGTGCAGTTTTCTTTGACCATCTTTGTTTCAGTGAGgtctttttgttgttcttttgttcattatttaataatttaataagttcttttgttcattatttaataacttttccttgtatttttgttgtgtgaGAATGTCAGAATATATGtcaatttcatatttatttaatttcaggtTCAAGTTTATTGTAATTGTCCAATCAAAACTGTGTCACTTCCCTCAGGTGTGGCAGAGCCAATGACAGCTATCAGTCTGAGAGGTGTCTGGGTGTGACTGTAAGTCAACAGttcatacacaaatatttatatttgcttaTACAGCTCTTGTACTTCAGCCTTGCTTGGTATTGATTGACAGATTCCAGATAACCACCTGAGTGGCTGTATTGTCTATCCACACCCTGATCATCCAATCCAGAGAGTTCTAAAGGCAGATGGGGTGGGAGTTCCTGACACTGACTTTCTACTTTATGTGCACGCTCATAGCACTGATAAATGTAGACCTGATGTGagacatttctgtttatttctcctAATTTTTAGAATGTTATATTGATCCGAGAGCAGTTTAGTCTTATAATGATCTAGCTGTACTCTACTAATACATCTGTAAAATCAGGATTTCATGtaccattatatatatatatatatatatatatatatatatatataaaacatttgtattataaatcattataaattgtattataaatcattaaaatgattCTTAGCATTTATTATATTCCATGATACTATTTCTACAATTTTGTTTCACTAAAGagtattgtgtttttatgtatttatttgttttaattcacaATGCGCTAAAATTAATGGTGACTTTAAGCCCTTATTTGCTTGCGTCTGTATCTGCGTCTgcttttgtctctgtttgtgtctgcctCAGTCCGGGATACTGGCCTATTCTGCTCACTGTCAGACAGACTTGGACGGGCGACCAGTGGCTGGGGTGATGGTTATCTGCAGGGACCTGCTTAGCAAGGAAGGATTCAGTAATGAACACATGgtgcaggttgtgtgtgtgtgtgtgtgtgtgtgtgtgtgtgtgtgtgtgtgtgtgtgtgtgtgtgtgtgtgtgtgtgtgtgtgtgtgtgtgtgtgtgtgtgtgtgtgtgtgtgtgtgtgtgtgtgtgtgtgtgtaaatgactgAAGGATGACAATGCGAAAATGATACAAAGCTTTTCTTTTATGCTGTTGGACAGACGGTGATCCATGAGTTGTTCCATGTGTTGGGCTTCAGCAAAGAGCTCTTCAGCTTTTGGCGAGACTGTTCCCTCTCCTCCCAGAGTAAGTGGGAATTCTCAGACTTTTCTACTggctttttaaaactgaatatttaatgaGTGTGAGCACTTTATAGGCTCTCCCTGTAAATGTACTGTGTTGGTGTTACCGTACTGAAGGctgcatgtatgtgtaataGTGTTTTGGTGTTACAGTAGCAAGGGctgcatatgtgtgtaataatgtgttGGTGTTGTGTAGTGGCTGTGGGTTCCTGCTCTTATGGTCAGGTGACGAACACGGATGAGACAGGACAGAAGAGGCTTTACACTCCTGGTGTAATCAAAGCTCTACAGGCTCActtcaacaccacacacactgaaatgggAGCTCCACTAGAGAATCAGGTGCACACCTAGGACTGGACTAACGTACTAAAGCATCAATCATTTTTGCACACATGATGTGAAATTTTAATCAAGCCCTTGATTCTCTCCCTTAATTTTTGTTGCCTCCTTTCTTCCTATTTCTCtaattctctccctccctctctccctccctccctccctccctccctccctccctctctctctctctctctctctcggtcagGATGCTGGTTCTCATGGTGTCTCTTCTCACTGGGAGGCTCGGGTTCTTCAGGGCTCCATCATGACTGCACTGCTTGTAGAACCGTCTCTGGTCCAGATTGACCCAatcactctctctgccctccaGGACACTGGCTGGTACTCAGTCAACCTTGGCCGAGCACAGAGCTTGATGTGGGGAGAGAGTAAGACACCTACAATTGAGCTCAGAGTCTGCTGTGGGAGGAACTTAGAACCTAGTGTTGGGAGAAAGTACCTGTAAACATATCATTTTCTTTGTGATTGGTTTTGCCTTGTGGCCCATTGAAGCACTCTGGGTTTGAAATAGACCAATGACTACTGGGTTGTGCAGAATGGCAGCTTTGAAGGTATTTACTGTATATGAACATTGGGTGAGCCAAATATGATTCTCTGTATCACTACAGTCcataaattgtgtgtgtctAGATGAGGGTGCTCTCTTTGGGTCTCTTACCACCTGCCACAAGCCCTCAGCTTTCTTCTGCATGGGCAGGTAAATCTACCACCTTCTGTAGTTTACACTAATCAGTTACTGAACCAATGGACCCAGTGACTGGATGCCAGAAAATCGTTAGTCTGaacataaaacaatattcattTAGTTTGTTTTCTGAAGATAACCTGACTTGTTCCCTCTAAGTAACCTGGCTTCTTCTCTCAGTGAACTAGGATGCCATTACCTTCATCTCCACAAGGGAGCATGCCAGAGTGATCAATATCTGGATGGTTGTCGCATTTACAAACCTTTAGCCAATGCTGTAAGCATTCTAATCCATCTATCTTCTTTTAGAATTGAGAGCATatcttttcatctttgattTCTTTGACAACCTTATCAATGTTCCTCATTCATCTGTTTATCTAAATTCTCTATTAGAGTGAGTGTTGgaaagaagagaacagcagaggGAGTAGTgtggaggagtggagtggagagaTTTTTTACACAGACAGCCGTTGTTTTTTCTCCAGCCTTGTCAGGAAGGTACAGAATGTCCTTTCTGcaaatgcatacaaatacaagtttttaaattaaaaaaagcagCTCATGGATTTTCCTCCCTTATCGACAGTGCTGCTTTACATTAAAGCAATTCATCCAATTTTACAGGATCATTCCAGTCACAGTGTATCTGTGGCAGGTCGCTGTTACAGACACAGGTGCACTGGGAGGAACAGGTACCAGATTCAGGTGGTAGGTTCCGAGTGGCTGGACTGCCCAGCAGGAAAGAGCATCCAGGTATGTTAGACAGTTTTATGAGATTACAAATCCTCTTTTCCAGTGTTTTGTTTGATGGTCTGGTCAACCATATATAGGAACCTTATCTGCATAGTACTCATTTGTCTTGGTGTCTTTTGTAAGTTGTTtgaactttttcttttattatttcatttgtttttctggcaGTTGGCCATATGCCAAAACCAGATGCTGATTTTGGCTCTTTGAGTCCATCTGTAGTCTGTTTTATACTGATGGTTAATCTCTGCAGGTGTATGGCTATCGCGGTACAATTTTCTGCCcagacaagagattgtgttattACTACAGTGTGGTTCCACCCACTTCCACCCCTAAGCCCCTCCCCTCAACTCCACATCCCTCTATACACCCATCCAGGTCAGTAAATTGTCAGttcaaagaaatgagaaatgtttgacttttttttttgacattctgtgacatttgaTTCCATCAAAGAGCTGGATAGAATCTAGATGTTTCTTCTCTGCATTTAGTGTTGACCTTGTGCGTGATTAACTGAAGAGCTCCTAGTGATTAACTCTAAAGTACTAGTAATAGTACCTTAGTGTTAATTCTATAACATACTGAGAGTCAGTGTAAGAATTTGTCTGACTGACCTTTTAGGAAGAGCAATAAGGAGACCTTTAGAATAATCAATCCAGCtagaaataaaagcatggatGAGTCTCTGAAGGTTATATCTTCACAAGAAATATCTAATATTTTTGAGATGATAGAATGCTGATTTAGTAATTGCTTTGACGCGAGtcctacactgtgtgcacaattattaggcaagttatatttttgaggattcattttattattgaacaaatgCTCTTGGTCaattcaaaatgttaataaacctcaaacatgaatatttaataaaataaaagtgaggttttggatTCCTTAGGAGAATATCCATTTGTGCATAGTTATTGCATAGTTATttggcaactattagtgtgcagaattattatgcaactaaatgaaaaacggacattttctcatctcacttgtttattttcatctgttagagtgagaataataaacaaacaacacaaaatttgcaaataaagatttctgagatttaaaaaaaaatctgtgaccaatatagccacccttcttttcaataacagccATAAGCCTTCagttcatggagtctgtcagtttcttaatctgttgctGAGCAACTTTATGTGCTGCAGTAatcacagcctcccagacactgttcagaagGCTGTAGTTTTCTTTCACAgtaaatctcctgtttaagaagggcccacaaattctcaatagggtttactTCagatgaggaagggggccacgttattattctttcatctttaaggcctttactggcttgCCACGCAGGGAAGTACTTTGATGGATGCGAtagagcattgtcctgcatagaAATCAcagtcttcttgaaagatgcagactttttccttttttcactgcttgaagaaagtgtcttctaaaaactggcagtaggtttgtgtgttcattttgagtccatcttcaacccaaaaaggtccaactagctcatctttaataatatcATCCCACCCCCAGCTTAGTGgcgtcgaagtggagctctgtgcccgttactaATCCAGTcatgggcccatccatctggttcgtcaagagtcactcttatctcatcagtccatacaatgtttgaaatatctgtcttcagatatttcttgacccagtcttgacgtttcaccttatgtATCTTGTTCTGTGAtggtcgggtttcagccttccttaccttgacCATGTCTCTGactactgaacaccttgtacttctgggcactccaggtaggttacagttctggaatatgacagcactggagactaatgggttcctggtcacttcacatttgattcttctcaaatgtttggcagttaatttgcgtcttattttctcaacatgtttcttgcgaccctgttgactatttgcaacaaaatgtttgatggttctgtgatcacgccccaatatcttagcaattttaagagtgctgcatccctctgaaagaccttttacaatttttgacatttcagagtcagttaaatcctttatttggcccattttgcttgaggaaaagaagctgcctaataatcaTGCACACCTTCATATAGGCTGTTAATGTCCTTAGGCCACACACCctctcattacacaaatacatgtcACCAGATATGCATAAATCCAACAAGCATTCAAGTTTCTatagcttggagttggaaaatatgcatacaaatgatgatatggtcaaaatactctcttgcttAATAATTAGGCACACAGTGTATAACTGCGATCAGGTTTCATGAACATAACATGCAGAATCCTCATTTCTCCTCAGCGTTCACTCTCTTATACAGAGACCACTGACTTCTCAACACAGCCTGAACTTTGGTCAGACCCCTCCCTTCTCAGCATCAGCAGACTGTGCAGGAattgccatggtaacagtgCTGAGCATCAGTGCGGTTCTCTGCTTACTTGCTACTGCCATGGCCTTCTACAGGAAGTGCTGCTCAGTCAGGGTCAGAGTGCATGCGGTGGTAGAGGTTCCGTATATGTTGTAGATGTACCAAAACCTAAACCTCCACAGGCACTGCGGAGACACCGATAAGGATCAACAGGACAGATTTGTTCCTCCATATCTATTAGGTGTGCTCAAATAGTGATTAATTTACTTTCATTGTACTTTCATTGTTAAGTCTTTATTTTCACAGTTCAGTCAGTGCTGAATTCCTCCACTGGAGAAAATTCATCTCAGTATTGTCAGGGCTATAAAGCTGGGATTAAGAATGGATAGAGTTCCTCAGTTAAGGACTGACCAGTGAAAGATTAGATATAAGACTCGGTCGCCACAAAAAAGGAGACCAGACCCTCCTCATAATCCTCTACTTTCTGGGGCTTCTCTCGCAGCAGTTAGAAGCACCAGCACAAGCACTGTACTCATTCCCATTCACCTTTAGCAATGGAATCTTTTACCTTTTGGTTAACAGATTCTGATACACCTACATCTCAATCAGTCTTATACCCAACCTGCCCCTCAAAGTAAAATTTGCCTGTGGAGAAACCCTCCTTCCCAAGGATGTAGGAATCCATCTCAAAGCTTTTTGGGCTGTATGCAACTTAATAATATGCTGTATCAGGATGCAGAGTCACATCcaccaacaaaattaaacagCACAAGAACAATATAGGTTACAAATCCTATTCACGCATTTCTTAACTCATAATATGTTAGTCATATCAGTGTACCTGCACAGAACTGAATCCGCATCTCCTTTGACATCAGTATGATAAAGACCGACCGAAACAGCAGTGATGGAGACAGCAGTTGTGTCTAGTTCATGGTAACCCCATTTAAAGctaaatttaaaagaaatacaTCAAACCTAGTCATGCCTGCATCTTATGAAGCAAATGTTCCCAAGTGTGGCCTttcagagtttagttccaaccctaaTTTGATCCAATAAATCAAGTCTTTTAGAAGCATCTTAATATCAGAGTAAGTTGTGCTACATTAGGGTTGAAACTACACTCTGTAGGGAAGTAACCAGAAGTAGACTCACTATATCTTCTGTCATCTGATGATtctgtaaacacaaaataacatgattgccaaataataataataaataatatattgcaTGTATTAGTTAATAAATACAACGCTATGCCTAATTTGAAAGTAGCAAAAAACGGATTCTTAAGTGAATCAAAAATTGAGCAAGTATGGGCAATCAGCCAGCAAAGGAATGACTTCAGTTCATCTCCTGCAATCCTGTTGTTTATGCAATTGAAAGCATTGTCTGTAAGTGATTAAGGATATTGTAGAGATCCT
Encoded proteins:
- the LOC113578331 gene encoding leishmanolysin-like peptidase 2: MAGTVMRVPGRLLLSRDINKYCRFIWRNSSTANFNRCGRANDSYQSERCLGVTSGILAYSAHCQTDLDGRPVAGVMVICRDLLSKEGFSNEHMTVIHELFHVLGFSKELFSFWRDCSLSSQMAVGSCSYGQVTNTDETGQKRLYTPGVIKALQAHFNTTHTEMGAPLENQDAGSHGVSSHWEARVLQGSIMTALLVEPSLVQIDPITLSALQDTGWYSVNLGRAQSLMWGENEGALFGSLTTCHKPSAFFCMGSELGCHYLHLHKGACQSDQYLDGCRIYKPLANASECWKEENSRGSSVEEWSGEIFYTDSRCFFSSLVRKDHSSHSVSVAGRCYRHRCTGRNRYQIQVVGSEWLDCPAGKSIQVYGYRGTIFCPDKRLCYYYSVVPPTSTPKPLPSTPHPSIHPSSVHSLIQRPLTSQHSLNFGQTPPFSASADCAGIAMVTVLSISAVLCLLATAMAFYRKCCSVRVRVHAVVEVPYML